Proteins co-encoded in one Chloroflexota bacterium genomic window:
- a CDS encoding DegT/DnrJ/EryC1/StrS family aminotransferase has product MPIPLVDLKAQYATIQEEIDAAIRRVIDKTAFIMGPEVRNFEEAFAAYCEAKHAIGVGSGTAALFLALQACGIGPGDEVITTPFTFMATAEAISQVGARPVFVDIDRDTYNIDPEQIEAAITPRTKAIMPVHLYGQPAEMDEINAIAKAHGLWVIEDAAQAHGARYKGRRVGSLGDIACFSFYPSKNLGAYGDGGAVVTNHDDLAARVRLLRDHGRSSKYVHQELGWGLRLDALQAAILGAKLPHLDEWNAARRERAQRYAEWLADTEIVTPTAAPHVEHVYHCYVIRTPRRDEVHDALRARGIGVGIHYPIPLHRQPAYESLGYAKGAFPISERYSEEVLSLPMYAELTEAQQQEIVSAIREIVG; this is encoded by the coding sequence ATGCCCATCCCGCTGGTCGATCTGAAAGCCCAATACGCGACCATACAGGAGGAGATCGACGCCGCCATCCGGCGCGTGATCGACAAGACGGCCTTCATCATGGGGCCGGAGGTCCGGAACTTCGAGGAGGCATTTGCGGCCTACTGCGAGGCGAAACACGCCATAGGCGTGGGCTCCGGTACGGCCGCCCTGTTTCTGGCGTTGCAAGCCTGCGGCATCGGCCCCGGAGACGAGGTGATCACCACCCCCTTCACCTTCATGGCCACGGCCGAGGCCATCTCCCAGGTCGGCGCCCGCCCGGTGTTCGTGGACATCGACCGGGACACGTACAACATCGACCCGGAGCAGATCGAGGCCGCCATCACGCCGCGCACGAAGGCGATCATGCCCGTGCACCTCTACGGGCAGCCGGCCGAGATGGACGAGATTAACGCCATCGCCAAGGCGCACGGCCTGTGGGTGATCGAGGATGCCGCCCAGGCCCATGGCGCCCGCTACAAGGGACGCCGCGTCGGCAGCCTGGGGGATATCGCCTGCTTCAGCTTCTACCCCAGCAAGAACCTGGGGGCCTACGGCGACGGTGGCGCCGTAGTGACCAACCACGACGACCTGGCTGCCCGGGTGCGCCTGCTACGGGACCATGGGCGATCCAGCAAGTACGTGCATCAGGAGCTGGGATGGGGACTGCGCCTGGACGCGCTGCAGGCCGCCATCCTGGGCGCCAAACTGCCCCATTTGGACGAGTGGAACGCGGCCCGCCGGGAGCGAGCGCAACGCTATGCGGAGTGGCTGGCCGACACGGAGATCGTCACACCCACGGCGGCGCCGCACGTGGAACACGTGTATCACTGCTATGTCATACGCACGCCACGCCGAGACGAGGTACACGACGCCTTGCGGGCCCGGGGCATCGGCGTCGGCATCCATTATCCGATCCCGCTACACCGACAGCCCGCCTACGAAAGCCTGGGATATGCGAAGGGGGCCTTCCCCATCAGCGAGCGATACAGCGAAGAAGTGCTCTCCCTCCCCATGTACGCGGAATTGACCGAAGCCCAGCAGCAAGAGATCGTCTCGGCGATCCGAGAGATCGTGGGATAA
- a CDS encoding glycosyltransferase family 2 protein, translated as MPQAVRTSMAVEMAQPTSPYISVLIPARDEAATIAQVVEKVDRALRDMGTPGELIVIDDGSTDGTGEQLQELQERYPFLHVIRHRRNLGLTAALRAGFEAARGEIVVFLPADLESDPETDIPLLVGKLNEGYDVVAGWRQGRRDRKVVASTIYNWTCRWLFGVQAHDMNWIKAFRREVIEELPPLRSDWHRFLLMIAAHQGFRVGEVQTPYHPRQAGRSKFGIGRIPISLLDVLVVWFLLTFSRAPMRFFGGLGLAALAASGLTFLYLAYLWFAFTMQKRPIFWAAGGLAIAGLLLILVGFVAELIVSQEERILHLEAMLKRQQRSDP; from the coding sequence GTGCCGCAAGCCGTCCGAACTTCCATGGCCGTGGAGATGGCTCAACCCACCTCCCCCTACATCTCGGTTTTGATCCCCGCCCGTGACGAGGCGGCCACGATCGCCCAGGTGGTGGAGAAGGTAGATCGCGCCCTGCGGGATATGGGAACGCCGGGTGAGCTGATCGTGATCGATGACGGATCGACGGATGGCACAGGGGAGCAGCTACAGGAGCTACAAGAACGCTACCCCTTCCTGCACGTGATCCGGCACCGTCGCAACCTGGGGCTCACAGCGGCGCTGCGCGCCGGGTTCGAGGCCGCCCGGGGGGAGATCGTGGTCTTCCTACCCGCCGACCTGGAGTCCGACCCGGAGACGGATATCCCGCTCCTGGTGGGCAAGCTGAACGAGGGCTACGATGTCGTGGCCGGATGGCGCCAGGGGCGGCGCGATCGCAAGGTCGTAGCATCGACCATCTACAACTGGACGTGTCGCTGGCTGTTCGGGGTCCAGGCCCACGACATGAACTGGATCAAGGCGTTCCGGCGCGAAGTGATCGAGGAGCTTCCCCCTTTGCGCTCCGACTGGCATCGCTTTCTCCTGATGATCGCCGCCCATCAGGGGTTCCGAGTGGGCGAGGTGCAGACGCCGTATCACCCCCGGCAGGCGGGACGGTCCAAGTTCGGGATCGGTCGCATCCCCATCTCCCTGCTGGACGTCCTCGTGGTGTGGTTTCTGCTTACCTTCTCCCGGGCACCTATGCGCTTCTTCGGCGGGCTGGGGCTGGCGGCGCTCGCGGCCAGCGGGCTCACGTTCCTCTACCTGGCCTACCTCTGGTTCGCCTTCACGATGCAGAAGCGCCCCATCTTCTGGGCGGCGGGCGGTCTGGCCATCGCCGGGTTGCTGCTCATCCTCGTCGGCTTCGTGGCCGAGCTCATCGTGAGCCAGGAGGAGCGTATCCTGCATCTGGAGGCGATGCTGAAACGACAGCAGCGCTCAGACCCATGA
- a CDS encoding flippase-like domain-containing protein — protein MRERGKRIAQLLALLLGLGFIAALLRAQWSELRSYTWHLSPGWFLLGFLPLAVSWALEIALWRVCLKSLGGHLSYRRASLIWLLSNFIRYIPGNVWQLIGIASLAAEEDVPAEATLTSLAVHQALSATSVVTLAAAYLAWSGHAEAMRITLAAIVLLVIVFVGLRPRWMEWGLNRALRVLHRPPLRITLTRKQMAALIVGYWIAWILAGLGFAAVVRALTPMAWALTPHLIAAFMISYFIGYISLITPGGLGVREGAVVWLLNAWFPAPLPTIASILGRVWLTLGEVGSAGIALILWRGRRPLRDVIRSPAAPEGSADG, from the coding sequence ATGCGTGAGCGGGGGAAGCGGATCGCACAGCTTCTGGCGCTGCTCCTGGGGCTGGGATTCATCGCCGCGCTGCTGCGCGCCCAGTGGTCGGAGCTGCGCAGTTACACCTGGCACCTGTCCCCGGGCTGGTTCCTGCTGGGATTTCTGCCGCTGGCGGTGAGCTGGGCGCTGGAGATCGCGCTGTGGCGCGTCTGCCTGAAGAGCCTGGGCGGCCACTTGAGCTATCGACGGGCCAGCCTGATCTGGCTGCTCTCGAACTTCATTCGATATATCCCGGGCAACGTCTGGCAGCTCATCGGCATCGCCTCCCTGGCCGCCGAGGAGGATGTCCCCGCCGAGGCGACGCTGACCAGCCTGGCGGTGCACCAAGCGCTATCGGCCACCTCGGTGGTCACGCTGGCGGCGGCCTACCTGGCCTGGAGCGGCCACGCCGAGGCGATGAGGATCACCCTGGCGGCGATCGTGCTGCTCGTCATCGTGTTCGTCGGGCTCCGGCCGCGCTGGATGGAGTGGGGACTGAACCGGGCGCTCCGCGTGCTGCACCGTCCCCCCCTCCGGATCACGCTCACCCGCAAGCAGATGGCCGCCTTGATCGTCGGCTACTGGATCGCCTGGATCCTGGCGGGGTTGGGGTTCGCCGCGGTCGTGCGGGCGCTGACGCCCATGGCCTGGGCGTTGACGCCCCATCTCATCGCCGCGTTCATGATTTCCTACTTCATCGGATACATCAGCCTGATCACGCCCGGCGGCCTGGGCGTGCGGGAGGGGGCCGTGGTGTGGCTGCTCAACGCCTGGTTCCCGGCCCCGCTGCCCACGATCGCCTCGATCCTGGGACGGGTGTGGCTCACGCTAGGCGAGGTGGGGAGCGCGGGGATCGCCCTGATCCTGTGGCGAGGACGCCGCCCGCTGCGGGATGTCATACGCTCGCCCGCAGCGCCGGAGGGAAGCGCTGATGGCTGA